Proteins from a genomic interval of Francisella salimarina:
- a CDS encoding site-2 protease family protein has translation MDLNHILITSLMAIIPLVFAITIHEAAHGYIAKYRGDNTAYKLGRVSLNPVSHIDLIGTIIVPGLMLIGSLASGFPFIFGWAKPVPINYSNLKNPRLDIALVAIAGPLANFLMAIIWAIIAKYITSYPYIQGMAFYGVMINIVLMILNLLPIPPLDGSKIVASFLPKAIAYKYSNLQKYGFYILFALVLIPFNGSNLLFTIMKPFINIIINIIQLIIF, from the coding sequence ATGGATCTTAACCATATTTTAATAACATCTCTAATGGCTATAATCCCATTAGTATTTGCAATAACAATACATGAAGCTGCGCATGGTTATATTGCAAAATATAGAGGTGATAATACTGCATATAAATTGGGAAGAGTTAGTTTAAACCCAGTCTCTCATATAGATTTAATTGGAACTATCATAGTACCAGGGTTAATGCTGATAGGATCTTTAGCTTCCGGATTTCCTTTTATTTTTGGTTGGGCTAAACCAGTCCCAATAAATTATAGCAACTTAAAAAATCCTAGACTTGATATTGCTCTTGTAGCCATTGCTGGCCCTCTAGCGAATTTTTTAATGGCAATAATATGGGCAATAATAGCAAAATATATAACTTCATATCCCTATATACAAGGAATGGCTTTTTACGGCGTAATGATTAATATTGTGCTTATGATCCTAAATCTTCTACCAATCCCTCCTCTTGATGGTAGTAAAATAGTAGCTTCTTTTTTACCTAAAGCCATAGCATATAAGTATAGTAATTTACAAAAATATGGCTTTTATATTTTATTTGCTTTAGTTTTAATCCCATTTAACGGATCTAATTTATTGTTTACTATCATGAAGCCTTTTATTAATATAATAATCAACATTATTCAATTAATCATATTCTAA